A genomic region of Halococcus salsus contains the following coding sequences:
- the lrp gene encoding HTH-type transcriptional regulator Lrp: MAYENLDTDLINELLGNGRASLRSLAETLDVSVTTVSNHLQDLEETGVIRGYSPTVDYDTLGYDVTAIMQLTVDGSVLSDVTESLREHHQILSVYEVTGGFDVIAIGKFRDTEDMNDQIKSLLNDSGINESNTSVVLNTVSEYEQFELDTDTSLSE; the protein is encoded by the coding sequence ATGGCGTACGAGAACCTCGATACTGACCTCATTAACGAATTGTTGGGTAATGGACGTGCGAGCCTGCGAAGCCTCGCCGAGACGCTTGACGTCTCAGTGACAACCGTCTCGAATCATCTTCAAGACCTCGAGGAAACGGGTGTGATTCGCGGGTATTCGCCCACTGTAGACTACGACACACTCGGGTACGACGTCACAGCCATTATGCAACTCACTGTAGACGGAAGCGTGCTTTCAGATGTGACTGAAAGCCTTCGTGAGCATCACCAGATTCTCTCCGTTTACGAGGTAACGGGTGGGTTTGATGTCATCGCGATCGGGAAGTTCCGAGATACCGAGGATATGAACGATCAGATCAAGAGCCTCCTGAATGATTCCGGGATCAACGAGTCCAACACCAGTGTCGTCTTGAACACGGTGAGTGAGTACGAGCAGTTCGAGCTCGACACGGACACCTCGTTGAGCGAGTAG
- the tbsP gene encoding transcriptional regulator TbsP — MVLSQPVRDVTRSSLLNAILEDESRDLVCTGFDEALVEALITVLRDRDGPPTVHLLTTESVLRWARDDFDLASEAADLVESGTLSIKTGEGALENQLVISEGSVVSLVTASEHSVGLPTEHEEFVGAVNEKWNDRWNRAEEFSLRTPGRSRIEESLNEEFGSEVESDFRAMLDAVEGTRSDENLDVVDICLLVAAKHELLLYDISNWGEEVGVASKATFSRGKNNLEESGLIETEKVPIDVGRPRLRLLLSEDELQDADIDVLPGVAQGLLLEGLA; from the coding sequence ATGGTTCTTAGCCAACCGGTCAGAGATGTAACCCGGTCGAGTCTCCTCAATGCAATCCTTGAGGATGAGTCACGCGACCTCGTTTGCACTGGGTTTGATGAAGCTCTCGTTGAGGCACTTATCACTGTACTGAGAGACAGAGATGGTCCGCCGACCGTCCATCTGCTGACAACTGAATCGGTATTGAGATGGGCTCGAGACGATTTTGACTTAGCGAGCGAGGCTGCAGACCTCGTTGAGAGTGGGACACTCTCGATTAAGACGGGGGAAGGCGCACTCGAGAACCAATTGGTCATCTCTGAAGGGTCAGTTGTCTCGCTCGTTACCGCTAGTGAGCACTCGGTAGGACTCCCGACTGAGCATGAGGAATTCGTCGGTGCAGTGAATGAGAAATGGAACGACCGTTGGAACCGGGCCGAAGAGTTCTCACTCCGAACCCCAGGACGCTCACGGATCGAAGAGTCCCTCAATGAGGAATTCGGCTCGGAGGTCGAATCGGATTTTCGAGCAATGCTTGACGCTGTCGAGGGCACTCGTAGCGATGAGAATCTTGACGTGGTAGACATCTGCCTTCTAGTGGCTGCCAAGCACGAACTCCTCCTCTACGATATCTCGAACTGGGGCGAGGAGGTCGGCGTTGCGAGCAAGGCAACCTTCTCGCGAGGGAAGAACAATCTCGAAGAGAGCGGCCTAATCGAGACCGAAAAGGTCCCGATCGACGTTGGTCGGCCGCGTCTTCGACTCCTGCTCAGTGAGGATGAACTACAGGACGCTGATATCGACGTTCTCCCAGGTGTCGCTCAAGGATTACTCTTAGAGGGTCTGGCATAA
- a CDS encoding nuclear transport factor 2 family protein, with the protein MATTGPESVVRAYYELVDRDRYDNLMDLFAEDISYERPGQSPIEGRSALREFYESGRPLEDGSHEIHSVIVEDLTAAVRGSFTGKQHGEQVRFGFADFHEFENEVITRRYTYTDRDEV; encoded by the coding sequence ATGGCTACGACTGGCCCGGAGTCAGTAGTACGGGCGTATTACGAGCTCGTGGATAGAGATCGCTATGACAATCTCATGGACTTATTCGCTGAGGATATCAGCTACGAACGGCCGGGACAGTCTCCTATCGAGGGACGGAGTGCACTCAGGGAATTCTACGAATCGGGTCGCCCGCTTGAAGATGGCAGCCATGAGATTCACAGTGTGATCGTTGAGGACCTTACCGCAGCAGTCCGGGGTTCGTTCACCGGGAAGCAGCATGGCGAGCAGGTTAGGTTTGGGTTTGCTGACTTCCACGAGTTCGAAAACGAAGTAATCACGCGGCGCTATACCTACACCGACCGCGATGAAGTATAG
- a CDS encoding rhodanese-like domain-containing protein has protein sequence MSEITAEELKQRLEAGDDIALVDIRSNDDYEAETIEGSQNLPIRDALIDGDLETVQEYLSELPDDEEVVTFCGAGVTSGQTAEILTEQGYDAKALDGGLNSWKENES, from the coding sequence ATGAGCGAAATCACCGCTGAGGAGTTGAAGCAACGGCTTGAAGCCGGAGATGATATTGCCCTTGTTGATATCCGATCTAACGACGACTACGAAGCCGAAACCATCGAGGGAAGCCAGAACCTCCCAATTCGTGACGCTCTCATAGATGGTGATCTTGAAACCGTCCAAGAGTACTTGAGCGAGCTCCCTGATGACGAGGAAGTGGTGACCTTCTGCGGCGCAGGGGTTACCTCCGGGCAAACAGCAGAGATACTCACCGAACAAGGATATGACGCAAAAGCCCTTGACGGCGGATTGAATAGTTGGAAAGAGAACGAAAGCTAA